In Erigeron canadensis isolate Cc75 chromosome 1, C_canadensis_v1, whole genome shotgun sequence, a single window of DNA contains:
- the LOC122606601 gene encoding sec-independent protein translocase protein TATB, chloroplastic-like isoform X1, with the protein MASATFIHPSSSYTLPTVSKSSHFSVSIFASPVSYSKNPTFSSLTVVPQLGLSSFSTWNGLKSNGVSILLKSFKFEKKRKCGGKGVFASLFGVGAPEALVIGVVALLVFGPKGLAEIAKGAGKTLRTFQPTIRELQEVSREFKSTLEKEIGLDELKNPSQLNTSNQPTMSSAPTSFATPENSQAVATETATAATTGDSRAATPIVETNEDSQVTATPLAATNEDSQATASLLSVTNDDSQATATSPAAPNEDSQATTAQFTAPAGNSQAVATTPAATMTTEPSKFCSRSSCWVRSLIPQNGLKF; encoded by the exons ATGGCTTCTGCAACTTTCATTCACCCCTCTTCATCTTACACTTTACCCACAGTTTCTAAATCATCCCACTTTTCTGTATCTATCTTTGCATCCCCTGTTTCCTACTCCAAAAACCCAACTTTTAGTTCATTAACAGTGGTTCCTCAACTGGgtttatcttctttttcaaCATGGAATGGACTTAAGTCAAATGGGGTTTCAATCTTGCTGAAAAGTTTCAAGTTTG aaaagaaaaggaaatgtgGAGGGAAAGGTGTGTTTGCATCTTTATTTGGAGTTGGGGCTCCTGAAGCTTTAGTGATTGGAGTGGTTGCATTGTTGGTTTTTGGCCCTAAAGGTCTTGCTGAG ATTGCTAAAGGCGCAGGGAAAACTTTGCGGACATTTCAACCAACCATTAGGGAACTTCAG GAAGTTTCAAGGGAATTCAAGAGCACGCTTGAAAAAGAAATTGGTCTTGATGAGCTTAAAAATCCATCACAACTCAACACCTCCAATCAACCTACCATGTCCTCAGCCCCTACATCTTTTGCCACTCCTGAAAATTCTCAAGCAGTAGCAACAGAAACCGCAACTGCTGCCACCACAGGTGACTCTCGGGCAGCAACACCTATAGTTGAAACCAACGAGGATTCTCAGGTGACAGCAACACCTCTGGCCGCAACCAACGAGGATTCTCAGGCTACAGCATCACTGCTATCTGTAACCAACGATGATTCTCAGGCAACAGCAACATCTCCAGCTGCACCCAACGAGGATTCTCAGGCAACAACAGCACAATTTACTGCCCCCGCCGGAAATTCTCAGGCAGTAGCAACAACTCCTGCTGCCACCATGACAACTGAGCCTAGTAA ATTCTGTTCAAGAAGTAGCTGTTGGGTCAGAAGTTTGATACCCCagaatggtttgaaattttgA
- the LOC122588081 gene encoding uncharacterized protein LOC122588081, protein MGDLKKRNEQYCEFHSDKGHHTNDCWQLKRQIEDAVKSGQLAHLVREIKEENKGARGGRQSGSWNKERDNRGKMKEVQMFGRSQMGESRKRKIPESWMNVPITFPPPGMVDLTANPMIITGIIGDQRIHRIYIDGGASVELMYEHCFLQLPAQTRQLMTRAEAPLVGFAGEVVWPLGQILLPIKLGEPPLCRTEEMDFAVVRAPSSRYNMIIGRPGMRTLGAVTSTPHAEMRFPTPWGVAIVSAEMAKVDECQRIEEDDLKFTKESRNVKEERVMIHPHYPD, encoded by the coding sequence ATGGGGGATCTTAAAAAGAGGAACGAGCAGTATTGTGAGTTCCACTCTGACAAAGGGCATCACACCAACGATTGCTGGCAGTTGAAAAGGCAGATAGAAGATGCCGTGAAATCTGGTCAGTTGGCCCATTTAGTAAGAGAAATTAAAGAGGAGAATAAAGGTGCAAGAGGTGGGAGACAAAGTGGCTCCTGGAACAAAGAAAGAGACAACAGAGGAAAGATGAAAGAGGTTCAGATGTTTGGAAGGAGTCAAATGGGGGAGTCAAGGAAAAGAAAGATACCTGAAAGTTGGATGAACGTTCCCATCACATTCCCTCCCCCCGGAATGGTGGATTTGACTGCCAATCCAATGATCATCACAGGAATCATCGGGGATCAAAGGATCCATCGTATTTATATCGATGGAGGTGCATCTGTTGAGCTGATGTATGAACATTGTTTCCTCCAGCTCCCTGCTCAAACCAGACAGTTAATGACAAGGGCTGAGGCACCATTAGTGGGATTTGCAGGGGAGGTCGTATGGCCCCTTGGGCAAATTCTTTTGCCTATTAAATTGGGGGAACCTCCATTATGTCGAACTGAAGAAATGGATTTCGCGGTAGTAAGAGCTCCATCCTCAAGATACAATATGATAATAGGAAGGCCAGGGATGAGAACTTTGGGAGCAGTAACCTCCACTCCGCATGCAGAAATGAGATTCCCAACCCCCTGGGGAGTAGCCATTGTAAGCGCTGAAATGGCAAAGGTAGATGAATGCCAACGAATTGAAGAAGATGACTTAAAATTTACTAAGGAATCTCGTAATGTGAAAGAAGAAAGGGTAATGATTCACCCTCATTACCCGGATTAA
- the LOC122606601 gene encoding sec-independent protein translocase protein TATB, chloroplastic-like isoform X2 — protein sequence MASATFIHPSSSYTLPTVSKSSHFSVSIFASPVSYSKNPTFSSLTVVPQLGLSSFSTWNGLKSNGVSILLKSFKFEKKRKCGGKGVFASLFGVGAPEALVIGVVALLVFGPKGLAEIAKGAGKTLRTFQPTIRELQEVSREFKSTLEKEIGLDELKNPSQLNTSNQPTMSSAPTSFATPENSQAVATETATAATTGDSRAATPIVETNEDSQVTATPLAATNEDSQATASLLSVTNDDSQATATSPAAPNEDSQATTAQFTAPAGNSQAVATTPAATMTTEPNSVQEVAVGSEV from the exons ATGGCTTCTGCAACTTTCATTCACCCCTCTTCATCTTACACTTTACCCACAGTTTCTAAATCATCCCACTTTTCTGTATCTATCTTTGCATCCCCTGTTTCCTACTCCAAAAACCCAACTTTTAGTTCATTAACAGTGGTTCCTCAACTGGgtttatcttctttttcaaCATGGAATGGACTTAAGTCAAATGGGGTTTCAATCTTGCTGAAAAGTTTCAAGTTTG aaaagaaaaggaaatgtgGAGGGAAAGGTGTGTTTGCATCTTTATTTGGAGTTGGGGCTCCTGAAGCTTTAGTGATTGGAGTGGTTGCATTGTTGGTTTTTGGCCCTAAAGGTCTTGCTGAG ATTGCTAAAGGCGCAGGGAAAACTTTGCGGACATTTCAACCAACCATTAGGGAACTTCAG GAAGTTTCAAGGGAATTCAAGAGCACGCTTGAAAAAGAAATTGGTCTTGATGAGCTTAAAAATCCATCACAACTCAACACCTCCAATCAACCTACCATGTCCTCAGCCCCTACATCTTTTGCCACTCCTGAAAATTCTCAAGCAGTAGCAACAGAAACCGCAACTGCTGCCACCACAGGTGACTCTCGGGCAGCAACACCTATAGTTGAAACCAACGAGGATTCTCAGGTGACAGCAACACCTCTGGCCGCAACCAACGAGGATTCTCAGGCTACAGCATCACTGCTATCTGTAACCAACGATGATTCTCAGGCAACAGCAACATCTCCAGCTGCACCCAACGAGGATTCTCAGGCAACAACAGCACAATTTACTGCCCCCGCCGGAAATTCTCAGGCAGTAGCAACAACTCCTGCTGCCACCATGACAACTGAGCCTA ATTCTGTTCAAGAAGTAGCTGTTGGGTCAGAAGTTTGA